The DNA region CAGCACCGGGATCAACTCCCGGCCGCCCTGACCACCACGCACCGGCCTGGCTGCGCGCACCGCCAGCGGCGCAGCGACCAGGCCCACCAAACACCACGGCGTGGCGAACACCAGCGCCAGCGTCAACACGAACGCCACCGCCAGCAGCACCTGGAACAGCACCCGGGTACGGGCGTCGCCCAGGCGCACGGCCAGGGTGATCTTGCCGGTCTGCGCATCCGTCGGGATGTCGCGCAGATTGTTGGCCACCAGCACCGCCGAGGACAGGCAGCCCGTCGCGACGGCCAGCGTCACGCCCACCCAGTCGACGCGCAGCGCCTGGGTGTACTGCGTGCCCAGCACCGCGACCAGCCCGAAGAACACGAACACCGCGACCTCGCCGAACCCCCGGTACCCGTAGGGCCTGGCGCCTCCGGTGTAGAGCCAGGCGCCGGCGATGCACATCGCACCGACCGCGATCAGCCACGGCGCCGATACCCACGCCAGCACCAGTCCGGCTACCGCCGCCAGCGTCAGGCTCACCACCGCCGCCGTCAGCACCGCCCGCGGCGCGGCGAGCTTCGAGCCGACCAACCGCAGCGGCCCGGCCCGCACATCGTCGGTGCCGCGGATGCCGTCGGAGTAGTCGTTGGCGTAATTGACCCCGACCACCATGCCGAGCGCGACGAGCAGCGCCAGCAACGCCTTCCACCACGACGCCGCGTCAACATGCGCGGCGGCCCCGGTCCCTGCGATGACGGGCGCGACAGCGTTGGGCAGCGTCCGCGGACGCGCACCCTCGACCCACTGGGCGATAGTGGCCACGACGGTCAGTCTTGCAGGTCGCGACCGTGGCAGACTGAGCGCATGGACGAGCGACTGAGCAAGACCGAGATCGGAAAGGACGCGGTCCAGGAGATCGTGTCGGCCGGCGCGTCGGCCGTCGGTGAGGTCACCACGATCATCACCACGGCGGTCAAGGACGTCGCCAACGCCATCGGCGGCTTTGCCACCGATGTGTTCGAGATCCGCGACAGTGCGCGACGCGCGGCCCAACAGTCTGACGAGTAACGCCGGTGCTGGGAGTCATCGGGGGTAGCGGTTTCTACTCGTTCTTCGGCTCCGACGCCCGGGCGGTCAGCCTGGACACGCCCTACGGTTCGCCGAGCGCGCCGATCACCGTGGGCACCGTCGGCGCCCACGAGGTCGCCTTCCTGCCGCGCCACGGTGTCGGACACGAGTTCTCACCGCACACCGTGCCCTATCGCGCCAACATGTGGGCGTTGCGCGCGCTCGGAGTGCGGCGGGTCTTCGGGCCGTGCGCGGTAGGCAGCCTCGACCCGCAGCTGGGTCCCGGCGCGATCGTGGTGCCCGACCAGCTGGTCGACCGCACGTCCGGACGCGACGACACCTACTTCGATTCCGGCGGTATCCACGTCGATTTCGCCGATCCGTACTGCCCGACGTTGCGCGCCGCGGTCACCGATCTGCCCGGCGTCGTCGACGGCGGGGCGATGGTGGTGATTCAGGGTCCGCGGTTTTCCACCCGCGCCGAGAGTCGGTGGTTCGCCAGTCAGGGTTTCCGGCTGGTCAACATGACCGGCTACCCGGAGACGGTGCTGGCCCGTGAGCTTGAAATCTGTTATGCCGCAATAGCATTGGTGACCGACCTGGATGCCGGAATCGATTCCGGGCAGGGGGTTCGTGCAGTGGATGTGTTCGCCGAGTTCCAGCGCAACCTGGTGCCGTTCAAGAAGCTGGTGCATGAGGCCATCGACGCCGTCGCCGCCGAGCGCACCTGCACACACTGCCTGCCGCACGACGGGGTGTCGCTGCCGATCGAGCTCCCGTGAGGGTGCTGCTGACCGGCGCGGCGGGGTTCATCGGCGCCCGGGTGCATGCCGCGCTGACCGCCGCCGGGCATGAGGTCGTCGCCGTCGACGCGATGCTCTCGGCCGCGCACGGCGACGACGCCGTCGTCCCGGAGGGCGTGCGGCACGTGGATGTGCGTGACGCCGCCGCGGTCGCCGACGTCCTCGCCGGCATCGACGTGGTGTGTCATCAGGCTGCGGTGGTGGGTGCGGGTGTGGACGCCGCCGACGCCCCGAGATATGCGGGGCACAACGACTTCGGGACCGCGGTGCTGTTGGCGCAGATGTTCGCCGCGGGGTGTCGGCGGCTGGTGCTGGCATCGTCGATGGTGGTGTATGGGCAAGGTCGTTTCGTCTGCGCCGAGCACGGTGAGGTTGATCCGATGCCCCGGCGGCGCGAGGACCTCGACGCCGGTGTGTTCGATCATCGCTGTCCGCTCGGCGGTGAGCAGGTCGACTGGGCGCTGGTGGGTGAGGACGCGGCTCTGCGTCCGCGCAGCCTGTACGCGGCCAGCAAGACCGCGCAGGAGCATTACGCGTTGGCCTGGGCTCAGGCGTGTGACGGCTCGGTGGTGGCGCTGCGCTATCACAACGTGTACGGACCGGGGATGCCCCGCGACACCCCATACTCGGGGGTCGCGGCGATCTTTCGATCTTCGCTTGAAAAAGGCGAATCCCCAAGAGTTTTCGAGGACGGTGGGCAGATGCGTGACTTCGTCCACGTCGACGACGTCGCCGCGGCCAACGTGGCTGCGGTGCACGCGGATCCCGCGGGCTTCGCCGCGTTCAACGTCTGCTCGGGCCGTCCGGTGACCATCTTCGATGTGGCGAGCGCGCTGTGCCGCGCCCACGGCGGCATGACCCCGCTGATCACCGGCGCCTACCGTGACGGCGACGTCCGCCACATCGTGGCGGATCCGTCTAAGGCCGTGCGGGAACTCGGTTTTCGTGCTGCGATCGATCCGGTCGACGGGCTGGTCGAGTTCGCCACGGCCCCGCTGCGGGGGGTCACCGCTTAGCCTTGACACCTGTCAAGTCATACTGGCGGCATGAGCAGAGCACTATGTGAGCAGTACGGCATCGACTTCCCGCTCTTCGCGTTCAGCCACTGCCGCGACGTGGTGGCCGCCGTCACCAATGCCGGTGGATTCGGGGTGCTGGGCGCCACCGCTTACAGTCCCGATCAGCTCGACCAGGAGCTGGCGTGGATCGACGAGGCGGTCGGCGGCAAGCCCTACGGTGTGGACCTGATCGTGCCTGCCAAGTTCGAGGGTAAGGGCGAGAAGCTCTCCAGTGAGGATCTCGCCGAACGCATCCCGCAGGACTATCGCGAGCTCGTCGATGACCTGCTGCGCGCCCACGACATCGAGCCCGAGCCGCAGCGCCGGCTGGGTAAGCCGATGCTGTCCGGCAACACCGGCCGCGAACTGCTCGACGTCGCGTTGTCACACCCGATCAAGCTGATCGCCAATGCGCTCGGGGTGCCGCCGGACTACATGATCGAGGCCGGCAAGGAACGCGGCATCCCGGTCGCGGCGCTGGTCGGCGCCAAGGAGCACGCGGTCAAGCAGGTCGCCGCGGGTGTGGACCTGATCGTGGCGCAGGGCACCGAGGCCGGCGGCCACTGCGGGGAGGTCAGCACGCTCGTCGTCGTCCCGGAGGTTGTAGAAGCTGTAGCAGCGGCGGGTGGTTCGACGCCCGTGCTCGCCGCGGGCGGCATCGTCACCGGTCGGCAGATGGCCGCAATGGTGGCCATCGGCGCGGCGGGAGCGTGGACCGGCTCGGTGTGGCTGACCACTGAGGAGGCCGAGACCGCGCCGCACACCGTGGCCAAGATGCTGGCCGCCAGCTCGCGGGACACCGTGCGTTCGGCGGGTCGCACCGGCAAGCCGTCGCGTCAGCTGGTGTCGGACTGGACGAATGCCTGGAAGCCCGCCAAGGACGGTCAGCAGCCGCTGCCGTTGCCTTTGCAGTCGATGCTGTGCGAGCCGGTGATTCGCCGTATCGACGTGCTGGCCGCCCAAGGCCATGAAGGGGCGCAGGCGTTGGCCACGTACTTCGTCGGGCAGGGCGTCGGACTGATGAACAAGGTCAAGCCGGCCCGCGAAGTCGTGCGCGAGTTCATCGAGGACTACCTGGTCGCCGCGGAGCGGCTGAGCAACTCCCTGCCCGGCTGACCATCACCGCCAAGGTGCACCCAGCGTAGTTCCGCCCGTGTGACGACTACCGTGGCTGCACTTTCGCGAGGCCGCGGCAACGGAACTCAGTCGGCCAGCGGCAGCCGCACCTCGAAGCGTGCCCCGGTGGCCAGATTTCGCGCCGACAGCGTCCCGCGGTGCGCCTGCACCAGGCCCGCCGCGATCGCCAGGCCCAGGCCCGACCCGCTCGGCAGCGACGAATCCGCCCGCGGCACACGGTTGTTCGATCCGCGGTAGGCCACGTCGAATACCCGGGGTAGGTCGGCTTCGTCGATACCGACGCCGGTGTCGTCGACCCGGGCCCACGCAGAATCCCCGTCAGAGCCCAGCGTCAGGTCCACCCGTCCGCCGGTCGGGGTATGGGCGATCGCGTTGGCCACCAGATTCGACAGCACCCGCACCAGGGCCCGGTCGCTGCCGCGCACCCGGACCGGCTGGTCGGGCAGATTGGCATGCAGACGCACGCCCGCGCGTTCGGCGGCGATGCGGTGTGCGGCCAGCACGTCGTCGACCACCTCGTCGAGTGCGACCTTGTTGAACGAGGGCGTCATCGCTCCGGCGTTGATCTTCGACATCTCGAACAGGTCGTCGACCATCTCGCTCAGCCGCACCGACTCGTGTTCGATCTGTTTGGCGTGTACCTGCACTTCGTCGGCGGGTACCAGACCGTCGGCGAGTGCCTCTGACACCGCCCGGATCCCGGCCAGCGGTGTGCGCAGGTCGTGGCTGACGAACGCCACCAGTTGCCGTCGGGACTGTTCGGCGGCGCGCTCTGAGTCGCGGATCTCGGCCTCCCACACCGTGCGCCGGGCCTGGTAGCGGCCCAGCATCACCGCCGCGGGGACGGTGACGATCGATACCACCACCAGCACCACGGCGGTGCGCTCGAAGGTCCCGGTGACCATGGATCCGCTGGCGCCCAGTACACCGGCAAATGTCGCCAGCACCGGGATCAACACCAGTGCCACCATGCTGACCGCCAGCGACCAGGAGCGGGCCAACCGGATCACCGCAGCGCCGACGATGACCACCGGAACCGAGCACGCCAGTGCCCAGCCGACGATCTCGAGCAGCTCAGCTGGCGGCATCCGTGTGTCCGGAACCCGACTCGTCGGAGGCCCACATGTAGCCGCGGCCCCACACCGTCTGAACCCGGTGCCGGTCGCCGAGCTTGGACCGCAGCCGCTTGACGTGCACGGTCACCGTCGACAGGTCCCCGAAGTCCCAGTGCCACACCTGTTTGAGCAGGTCCTCGCGGGTGAAGACGGTGTCGGTGTGGGTCAGGAAGAACAGCAGGAGATCGAATTCCCGGTTGGTCAGGCTGACCGGTGTGCCGCCGACGGACACGGTGCGCGACGCGGCCGACACCGCCAGGTCGCCGGCCTGGATCTGCACGGGCGCCGCTGTGCTCGCCGGTGCCCGGCGCAGCACCGAACGCACCCGCAGCGCCAGCTCGCGCGGACTGAACGGTTTGGTCAGGTAATCGTCGGCGCCGGCCTCCAGGCCCGCGATCCGATCGTCCTCTTCGCCCAGCGCCGTCAGCAGGATCACCGGCACCGAGAAGTCCCCGCCGCGGCGCAGGCTGCGGCACAGCGACAGACCGCTGGGGCCGGGCATCATCACGTCGAGGATGGCGACGTCGAAGCGCTCTGCGCGCAGCAGTCGCAGGGCCTCGCTGCCGTCGTGGGCGGTGGACACCTCCAAGCCGTCGCGCTCCAGGTAGCGACGCACGACGTTGCGAACCACGTCGTCATCGTCGGCGATCAGCACACGGGTCACCACTCCGAGGTTAGCGCGCAGTGGCGGTTACCTGCGTGGATGTCACGGTTTTGTCAGCGATGGCACGGCGCACCCCCAGGGTGCTGACCTACCGTCGGGAGCTATGCCCGAGTGTGCGGTCACGGTGGTCCTGCCATGCCTTGACGAGGCCGAGTCCCTCCCCGGTGTGCTGAACGCCATCCCGGATGGGTATCGGGCGCTCGTCGTCGACAACAACAGCACCGATGACACCGCCCAGGTCGCCCGTGCCCACGGGGCGACGGTGGTCTTCGAGCCCCGGCCGGGGTACGGGTCCGCGGTGCATGCCGGCGTTGTGGCGGCGACGACGCCGGTGGTGGCGGTCATCGACGCCGACGGTTCGCTGGACCCCGGCGACCTTCCCGCTTTGGTCGCCGAACTGGATCGGGGTGCCGACCTGGTGGTCGGCCGCCGACGTCCGGTGCCAGGCCTGCAATGGCCGTGGCATGCCCGGTGGGGTACCGCCGCGGTGTGCTGGCGGTTGCGTCAGCGCCACGGCTTACCGGTGCATGACATCGCCCCGACGCGAGTGGCGCGCCGGGATTGGCTGCTCGAACTCGGGGTGAACGACCGCCGATCCGGGTATCCCCTCGAATTGCTGGTCCGAGCGGCTGCGGGGGACTGGCACGTGGTGGAACGCGACGTCAGGTACGGCCCGCGTACAGGGGGCCGGTCGAAGGTGTCCGGTTCAATGCGGGGAAGTGTCACCGCGGCTCTGGACTTCTGGCGGGTGATCTCGTGACACCACCGCCGACGACCGTGCTCGTGGTGGCCAAGGCTCCGGTGCCCGGGTTGGCGAAGACCCGGCTCGCCGCGTCGATCGGTGACGCGGCCGCAGCCGATGTGGCCGCGGCAGCGCTGCTCGACACCCTCGATGCCGTGGCGGCCGCCCCGGTCTCGGCGCGGGTGGTGGCCATGACCGGTGACCTGCAGCGTGCGTGCCGTTCCGAGGAGATCCGGCAGCGCCTGAAATCGTTCGCCGTCGTGGCCCAGCGGGGGACCGACTTCGCCGAGCGCCTGGTCTGCGCCCACGCCGATGCCGCCGCCGCTGCCGGTGAGCATCCGATCGTGCAGATCGGGATGGACACCCCGCAGGTGAGCAGCGAACTGATCGCCGGCTGCGCCGCCGGTCTCGGGGATGCCCAGGCGGTGTTGGGCATGGCCGCTGACGGCGGTTGGTGGGTGCTGGGAGTGCGGTCGGCGGTGATGGCCGAATGCCTGCGGCCGGTGCCGATGTCGCAGCCCGATACCGGCGCGCTGACATTGGAAGCTTTGCGCAACAAAGGATATGGGGTCGCGTTGGTCGAGGAACTGGCCGATGTCGACACCGTCGCCGACGTCGAGGGCGTGCGGCGGTGTTGCGCTCCGGACAGTCGATTCGCCGCCGCGACCAGAGCGGCAGGGCTGTAACGGCGATGATGGGAAACCTCTACGACCGCGCGCTCGACGGTGAGCGCTGCTGGATCCGACGCGACGACGGTGAGATCAGAAACCTCCCGGTGCGCACCTGGCTCGGTGGCCGGCACGCCGACGAGCAGTTCGACCGGGCGATCGTCGACCTCTGCGACGGTCCGACCATCGATCTGGGCTGCGGGCCGGGCCGCCTGGTCGTCGACCTGATTCGGCGCGGAATCCCGGCCCTCGGCATCGACCAGTCCATGGCGGCTGTGCAGCTGGCCAGGAGCACCGGGGCCCAGGCGCTGTGTCGCGACCTCTTCGACGCTTTACCGGGAACCGGTCGTTGGCGCACCGCATTGCTGGCCGACGGCAACATCGGACTCGGTGGTGATCCGCGCCGACTGCTGCGACGGGTTGGTGAGCTGCTCTCACACGGCGGCCGATGTGTCGCCGAGTTCGATCCGACGATCAGCGGCGTGCGCACCGGGATGGTTCGATTGGAGTCGTCGAACACGATCGGCCCGTGGTTTCGCTGGGCATCGGTGGGTGTGGACTCGGCCGCAGAGCTGGCCGACGAGGTCGGGCTGGTGTTGACGGGCCTGCACCCGGTGCGCAGCCGGGTTCTGGCTACTCTGGCGATCCGCTGACCTGCAGATCGCGAGCCGGAACCCAGAGCGCGGCCTTACCAATTGGTGAAGATGACGTGGTTGAGCACCAACGCTCCCAGCGCGTTGACGGCCAGCCACCAGCGCTGCGACCGCGGCGGCAGCAGCGCCGCGGCGGCGGTCAGCCACACGGTGAAGGGCAGCCAGATCCGTTCCACCTCGGCTTTGCTCAACATGCTCAAATTGGCGGCCAGCACGGCGGCCAGCGCGCCGAGCACCAGCAGATGTAGTCCCGCACGGCGGCGCAATGCATCGACGTCGAACACCCGCGCGATGCCGGCGACACTGCCCAATCCGATCGCGATCACTGTCGCCGCGAGGTTCCCCCACACCCAGTACGAGAACGGCCGGTCACTGGCAATGCCCTGCCAGTACCGTTCTTGCACCAGGTGATAGCCGTCGAACCACCAGAACCCGGCCACAGCGAACACGGCAACCACCACCACGGCGGCCAGTGCGGCCGGGACCAACGCCCGCAGCGCGGCACGCCAGTTCGCAGCGCACAGCAGTACCGCAACCGCCGGAAGGGCCATCAGACCCAGGCCGTAGCTGAGGAAGATGGACCAGCCCAGCAGGAGTCCGGCGCCGGCTGCGGCCACCATCGGCAGCCGGGCGTGCCCCGAGACGGCAAGGGCGAGCAGCGCAATGCCCCAGGCCGCCACGCCCGCGAAGTAGCCGTCGGCGGACACCGCCACCCAGATGGCGGTCGGCGCGACCGCGACGAAGGGGGCGGCCATCCGGGCGCAATCCTCATCGGCCAGTGCCCGCACCGCGACGATGATCGCCGCCGCCGCACTCGAGCCGACCAGCAGGCACAGCATTCCCGCCCAGGCGCCGCCGCCGAGACCGATCCGGTCCAGCCAGACGAACGTCAGCAGCGCACCGGGCGGGTGGCCGGAGACGTGAGTGATCCATGAGTCGGGCTGGTAGTCGAGGATCCGGCCGGCGAACGTCCGAACCGCTTCACCGACGTCGTCGACGGTCGGCACCTGGCGCAGATACTCGTGGCGGGCGGTGAGCCGGCCGGCGAAACCCCGCTGCCAGCCGTCGATCATCGCCAGCGAGAACGCCCAGGTCGCCGACGTCGCCCACGTCACGAGCAGCAGCACCCGCCAAGGCAGCCGGCGGGCGACCTGGTGACCCCACACCACAGCGGCCAGTGCGATCAGGATCGCGGGGCCGGTGCCCCAGCCGATGTGGGTTTCCCACCAGCCGAAGATGGGCGCCGCGCCGGCGAAGGCCTCGAAGCGTTCCTCGTCGGCGTTGATCAGCGGCGTGACGGCCAGGTCCAGGCGCGGGACGACGAATGCCGCGACCACCAGGATGACGCCCAGGCCGACCGCCAGCGCTTCTCTACGACCGATGGGCACTATCCCACCCTAGGAGTTCGCGGCTCAGTACAGCATCGTGCGCATGTTCGCCTCGTCCAGATACTTGGCGAGCTCATCGACGTCGACCCCGTCGATCATCATCTTGACCAGTTGCGCGGCGCTGGGCAC from Mycobacterium sp. SMC-4 includes:
- a CDS encoding S-methyl-5'-thioadenosine phosphorylase, with product MLGVIGGSGFYSFFGSDARAVSLDTPYGSPSAPITVGTVGAHEVAFLPRHGVGHEFSPHTVPYRANMWALRALGVRRVFGPCAVGSLDPQLGPGAIVVPDQLVDRTSGRDDTYFDSGGIHVDFADPYCPTLRAAVTDLPGVVDGGAMVVIQGPRFSTRAESRWFASQGFRLVNMTGYPETVLARELEICYAAIALVTDLDAGIDSGQGVRAVDVFAEFQRNLVPFKKLVHEAIDAVAAERTCTHCLPHDGVSLPIELP
- a CDS encoding cell wall metabolism sensor histidine kinase WalK — its product is MPPAELLEIVGWALACSVPVVIVGAAVIRLARSWSLAVSMVALVLIPVLATFAGVLGASGSMVTGTFERTAVVLVVVSIVTVPAAVMLGRYQARRTVWEAEIRDSERAAEQSRRQLVAFVSHDLRTPLAGIRAVSEALADGLVPADEVQVHAKQIEHESVRLSEMVDDLFEMSKINAGAMTPSFNKVALDEVVDDVLAAHRIAAERAGVRLHANLPDQPVRVRGSDRALVRVLSNLVANAIAHTPTGGRVDLTLGSDGDSAWARVDDTGVGIDEADLPRVFDVAYRGSNNRVPRADSSLPSGSGLGLAIAAGLVQAHRGTLSARNLATGARFEVRLPLAD
- a CDS encoding glycosyltransferase family 2 protein, which codes for MPECAVTVVLPCLDEAESLPGVLNAIPDGYRALVVDNNSTDDTAQVARAHGATVVFEPRPGYGSAVHAGVVAATTPVVAVIDADGSLDPGDLPALVAELDRGADLVVGRRRPVPGLQWPWHARWGTAAVCWRLRQRHGLPVHDIAPTRVARRDWLLELGVNDRRSGYPLELLVRAAAGDWHVVERDVRYGPRTGGRSKVSGSMRGSVTAALDFWRVIS
- a CDS encoding NAD(P)-dependent oxidoreductase, which codes for MRVLLTGAAGFIGARVHAALTAAGHEVVAVDAMLSAAHGDDAVVPEGVRHVDVRDAAAVADVLAGIDVVCHQAAVVGAGVDAADAPRYAGHNDFGTAVLLAQMFAAGCRRLVLASSMVVYGQGRFVCAEHGEVDPMPRRREDLDAGVFDHRCPLGGEQVDWALVGEDAALRPRSLYAASKTAQEHYALAWAQACDGSVVALRYHNVYGPGMPRDTPYSGVAAIFRSSLEKGESPRVFEDGGQMRDFVHVDDVAAANVAAVHADPAGFAAFNVCSGRPVTIFDVASALCRAHGGMTPLITGAYRDGDVRHIVADPSKAVRELGFRAAIDPVDGLVEFATAPLRGVTA
- a CDS encoding 1,4-dihydroxy-2-naphthoate polyprenyltransferase, giving the protein MATIAQWVEGARPRTLPNAVAPVIAGTGAAAHVDAASWWKALLALLVALGMVVGVNYANDYSDGIRGTDDVRAGPLRLVGSKLAAPRAVLTAAVVSLTLAAVAGLVLAWVSAPWLIAVGAMCIAGAWLYTGGARPYGYRGFGEVAVFVFFGLVAVLGTQYTQALRVDWVGVTLAVATGCLSSAVLVANNLRDIPTDAQTGKITLAVRLGDARTRVLFQVLLAVAFVLTLALVFATPWCLVGLVAAPLAVRAARPVRGGQGGRELIPVLRDTGLTMLVWALAVSLALAFS
- a CDS encoding nitronate monooxygenase family protein; protein product: MSRALCEQYGIDFPLFAFSHCRDVVAAVTNAGGFGVLGATAYSPDQLDQELAWIDEAVGGKPYGVDLIVPAKFEGKGEKLSSEDLAERIPQDYRELVDDLLRAHDIEPEPQRRLGKPMLSGNTGRELLDVALSHPIKLIANALGVPPDYMIEAGKERGIPVAALVGAKEHAVKQVAAGVDLIVAQGTEAGGHCGEVSTLVVVPEVVEAVAAAGGSTPVLAAGGIVTGRQMAAMVAIGAAGAWTGSVWLTTEEAETAPHTVAKMLAASSRDTVRSAGRTGKPSRQLVSDWTNAWKPAKDGQQPLPLPLQSMLCEPVIRRIDVLAAQGHEGAQALATYFVGQGVGLMNKVKPAREVVREFIEDYLVAAERLSNSLPG
- a CDS encoding DUF2064 domain-containing protein; the encoded protein is MTPPPTTVLVVAKAPVPGLAKTRLAASIGDAAAADVAAAALLDTLDAVAAAPVSARVVAMTGDLQRACRSEEIRQRLKSFAVVAQRGTDFAERLVCAHADAAAAAGEHPIVQIGMDTPQVSSELIAGCAAGLGDAQAVLGMAADGGWWVLGVRSAVMAECLRPVPMSQPDTGALTLEALRNKGYGVALVEELADVDTVADVEGVRRCCAPDSRFAAATRAAGL
- a CDS encoding response regulator transcription factor; amino-acid sequence: MTRVLIADDDDVVRNVVRRYLERDGLEVSTAHDGSEALRLLRAERFDVAILDVMMPGPSGLSLCRSLRRGGDFSVPVILLTALGEEDDRIAGLEAGADDYLTKPFSPRELALRVRSVLRRAPASTAAPVQIQAGDLAVSAASRTVSVGGTPVSLTNREFDLLLFFLTHTDTVFTREDLLKQVWHWDFGDLSTVTVHVKRLRSKLGDRHRVQTVWGRGYMWASDESGSGHTDAAS
- a CDS encoding class I SAM-dependent methyltransferase, with the translated sequence MMGNLYDRALDGERCWIRRDDGEIRNLPVRTWLGGRHADEQFDRAIVDLCDGPTIDLGCGPGRLVVDLIRRGIPALGIDQSMAAVQLARSTGAQALCRDLFDALPGTGRWRTALLADGNIGLGGDPRRLLRRVGELLSHGGRCVAEFDPTISGVRTGMVRLESSNTIGPWFRWASVGVDSAAELADEVGLVLTGLHPVRSRVLATLAIR